Proteins encoded together in one Polaribacter reichenbachii window:
- a CDS encoding tetratricopeptide repeat-containing sensor histidine kinase: protein MNNKIYFSSVLIIFFIAQLNATKTQTDITDEVLKFKTSSVISVKNDSILKLNFENVYKLYQKQDYIIALTNLLELLEKSKELESNYWIYKCNFLLGEIYRKTNKFEKSLLFYKQSLAIVTLPVVEKSNSRFSDLDYVKTLFKVGISYHSVNISIDMTNKLSKYDSIKLAVKKKSYIDSALLTYKKIEQLPELNPQIENLKGAAYNNISNIYEEDSVFTQAEYYAKKAINIHKKNNDHLKTATSLNILANISLSQKKYQKAKALYSEAIDLIKNNNNSNAIRTKADLYYNLAWAMRNLEEFEAYDFQEKSFEIEEDIRDKEFKGIIEEISAKYDVDVAKRNVRQEEENKRLKTQRTYSIFGIILLLVIIILGYWLVINNLQQKNLALNLSKTKLIQDQNIEKLKSESQVRVLNATIDGKESERKQIAETLHDSVSALLSSANLHLQATRKQFNGATPVEIDKTQEIILEASHKIRDLSHTLISSVLLKFGLTFAIKEIAEKFSNSELNIETEINNVERYHQSFEIKVYNIVQEFVNNILKHSKAGNALIELEQKQDKLFIIISDDGIGFDKTKITSKDGLGLNQIDARIQMMKGKFKIDSSKNNGTQILVELPVLEKEEPSLV, encoded by the coding sequence TTGAATAATAAAATATATTTTTCTAGCGTATTAATTATCTTTTTTATAGCTCAATTAAATGCTACTAAAACCCAAACAGATATAACAGATGAAGTCTTAAAGTTTAAGACTTCATCTGTTATATCTGTAAAGAATGATTCAATTTTAAAATTAAATTTTGAAAACGTTTATAAACTTTATCAGAAACAAGATTACATAATTGCTTTAACAAATTTATTAGAACTCTTAGAAAAAAGTAAAGAACTAGAAAGTAATTATTGGATCTACAAGTGTAATTTTTTGTTAGGAGAAATTTATAGAAAGACAAATAAATTTGAAAAATCATTACTGTTTTATAAACAATCATTGGCGATAGTTACTTTGCCAGTTGTAGAAAAAAGTAATTCTAGGTTTTCAGATTTAGATTATGTTAAAACTTTATTTAAAGTAGGAATCTCGTATCATAGTGTAAATATTTCTATTGATATGACAAATAAACTTTCTAAGTATGATAGTATAAAGTTAGCCGTTAAAAAGAAAAGTTATATTGATAGTGCATTGTTAACTTATAAAAAAATAGAACAATTACCTGAACTCAATCCACAAATTGAGAATTTGAAAGGTGCTGCTTATAACAATATTTCTAATATATATGAAGAAGATTCTGTGTTTACTCAGGCTGAATATTATGCTAAAAAAGCCATTAATATACACAAAAAAAATAATGATCATTTAAAAACAGCTACTTCCTTAAATATTTTGGCTAATATATCCTTATCACAAAAAAAATATCAAAAAGCAAAAGCGTTATATTCAGAAGCCATAGATTTAATAAAAAATAATAATAACTCAAATGCAATAAGAACAAAAGCAGATTTATATTACAATTTGGCCTGGGCAATGCGTAATCTAGAAGAATTTGAGGCTTATGATTTTCAAGAAAAATCATTTGAAATTGAGGAAGATATTAGAGATAAAGAATTTAAAGGCATTATCGAAGAAATTAGTGCAAAATACGATGTAGATGTTGCAAAAAGAAATGTTCGTCAAGAAGAAGAAAACAAAAGATTAAAAACACAGAGAACTTATTCTATTTTTGGTATTATTCTTCTTCTTGTTATAATTATACTTGGTTATTGGTTGGTAATTAATAATTTACAACAAAAAAACTTAGCATTAAACCTTTCTAAAACAAAATTAATTCAAGATCAGAATATTGAAAAACTTAAGTCTGAATCTCAAGTAAGAGTTTTAAACGCTACCATAGATGGTAAAGAATCTGAAAGAAAACAAATTGCAGAAACTTTACATGACAGTGTAAGCGCATTACTGTCATCAGCAAATCTTCATTTACAAGCAACCAGAAAACAATTTAATGGAGCAACCCCAGTAGAAATAGATAAGACTCAAGAAATAATTTTAGAAGCATCTCATAAAATTAGAGATTTATCGCACACATTAATTTCATCTGTATTATTAAAATTCGGACTAACTTTCGCCATTAAAGAAATTGCAGAAAAGTTTTCGAATTCTGAATTAAATATAGAAACCGAAATTAATAATGTAGAAAGATACCATCAAAGTTTTGAGATTAAGGTTTATAATATTGTACAAGAATTTGTAAACAATATCTTAAAACACAGTAAAGCTGGTAATGCGCTTATTGAATTAGAACAAAAACAAGATAAACTATTTATTATTATTTCTGATGATGGTATTGGTTTCGATAAAACTAAAATTACTTCCAAAGATGGGTTAGGTCTAAATCAAATTGATGCTCGAATTCAAATGATGAAAGGTAAGTTTAAAATTGATTCTTCTAAAAACAACGGAACTCAAATATTGGTAGAATTACCAGTTTTAGAAAAGGAAGAACCTAGCCTCGTTTAG
- a CDS encoding metallophosphoesterase family protein codes for MKKILLLSDTHSYIDDQILKFVKQADEVWHAGDIGDLTVTDTIKKLKPLRAVYGNIDDKDARAEYPLDNKFTIENVSVWMTHIGGYPNKYNLRIREEIAKNAPKIFIAGHSHILKVQYDKKLNLLHLNPGAAGNHGFHKIRTMLRFKLEKGEIKNLEIIELAKRG; via the coding sequence GTGAAAAAAATCTTATTATTATCAGACACGCATAGTTACATTGATGATCAAATTTTAAAGTTTGTAAAACAAGCTGATGAAGTTTGGCACGCAGGCGATATTGGCGATTTAACTGTTACAGATACTATAAAAAAATTAAAACCTTTACGTGCTGTTTATGGCAATATTGATGACAAAGATGCCAGAGCTGAATACCCTTTAGATAATAAATTTACTATTGAAAATGTTTCAGTTTGGATGACTCATATTGGTGGTTACCCAAACAAATACAATTTAAGAATTCGTGAAGAAATTGCGAAAAATGCACCAAAAATATTTATTGCTGGTCATTCTCATATTTTAAAAGTACAGTATGACAAAAAATTAAACCTATTACATTTAAACCCAGGTGCAGCAGGGAATCACGGTTTTCATAAAATAAGAACAATGCTTCGTTTTAAACTAGAAAAAGGAGAAATTAAAAATTTAGAAATTATAGAATTGGCTAAACGAGGCTAG
- the truA gene encoding tRNA pseudouridine(38-40) synthase TruA, translated as MRYFIELSYNGKKYHGWQIQPDVVSVQEKLNYALSTIFQEKIEVVGAGRTDTGVHATQMFAHFNIDKDLKDRIVFKLNSVLPNDISVQQVFLVDDEKHARFDALSRSYEYKIWLGRNPFLLDFSWQIHSQKPNLALMNEAAKLLLEYTNFQTFSKVKTEVYTFNCDVTEAFWLQKGDELTFHISANRFLRNMVRAIVGTLVDVGLGKLSVDDFRTIIESRNRGNAGLSVPAKGLFLTKIKY; from the coding sequence TTGAGATATTTTATAGAACTTTCTTATAATGGAAAAAAATATCACGGTTGGCAAATTCAACCTGACGTAGTTTCTGTACAAGAAAAATTAAATTATGCTTTAAGTACCATTTTTCAAGAAAAAATAGAAGTTGTTGGTGCAGGAAGAACAGATACAGGTGTGCACGCAACGCAAATGTTTGCTCATTTTAATATTGATAAAGATTTAAAAGATAGAATTGTTTTTAAACTCAATTCAGTTTTGCCTAACGATATTTCTGTACAACAAGTTTTTTTGGTTGATGACGAAAAACACGCCAGATTCGATGCTTTATCTAGAAGTTATGAATACAAAATTTGGTTAGGTAGAAATCCTTTTTTGTTAGATTTTTCTTGGCAAATTCATTCTCAGAAACCAAATTTAGCTTTAATGAATGAAGCTGCTAAATTACTTTTAGAATATACAAATTTTCAAACTTTTTCTAAAGTAAAAACAGAAGTGTACACTTTTAATTGTGATGTTACTGAAGCTTTTTGGCTACAGAAAGGAGATGAATTAACCTTCCATATTTCAGCAAATCGTTTTTTAAGAAATATGGTAAGAGCAATTGTAGGTACTTTAGTAGATGTAGGTTTAGGGAAATTGTCTGTAGATGATTTTAGAACAATTATAGAAAGTAGAAATAGAG
- a CDS encoding DUF4293 domain-containing protein, translating into MIQRIQSIYLLLASVVSGGLIFVFNLWNTIKEKIFVVDLFSKEAITLKVIPLMFILSAILSIVTIFLFNNRKLQFVVGRIIILINLFLLGLLIYLSLNLSGETTVSEKGIGMFLPILAILLVVLANKAIKKDEDLVKSVDRLR; encoded by the coding sequence ATGATTCAAAGAATACAATCAATTTATTTATTACTAGCCTCAGTAGTTTCTGGAGGATTAATTTTTGTATTTAATTTATGGAATACAATTAAAGAAAAAATATTTGTTGTAGATTTGTTTTCGAAAGAAGCAATTACCTTAAAAGTAATTCCTTTAATGTTCATTTTATCTGCTATTTTATCAATTGTAACAATTTTTTTATTTAATAATAGAAAATTGCAATTTGTAGTAGGTAGAATTATAATTTTGATAAATCTTTTTTTATTAGGATTATTGATTTATTTGTCTCTAAATTTATCTGGAGAAACTACTGTTTCTGAGAAAGGTATTGGGATGTTTTTACCAATTTTAGCTATTTTGCTTGTTGTTTTAGCAAATAAAGCTATTAAAAAGGATGAAGATCTCGTGAAATCTGTAGACAGGTTGCGATAA
- the rho gene encoding transcription termination factor Rho → MFEISELKAKTIADLQVIAKSIGLTKTSQLKKLDLVYQILDTQASNPASAKTTTPTEEKPKTEKPKRKRVVKKAPVPATKEAVVEEKAEVKAPAQEKKAPVKRAVKKEAPKEAKTEVVKKTEVKDSKEQKPAHNNQQRTNKNQPRNNNQQNNKNKNNNQNNSKNNTNRHKSGNRYRDPDFEFDGIIESEGVLEMMPDGYGFLRSSDYNYLSSPDDIYVSQSQIKLFGLKTGDTVRGNVRPPKEGEKYFPLIRVSKINGLNPNIVRDRVSFEHLTPLFPQEKFNLAERGSSLSTRIIDLFSPIGKGQRGMIVAQPKTGKTMLLKDVANAIAKNHPEVYQIVLLIDERPEEVTDMQRSVRGEVVASTFDEPADKHVRVANIVLEKAKRLVECGHDVVILLDSITRLARAYNTVAPASGKILSGGIDANALHKPKRFFGAARNIEGGGSLTIIATALTETGSKMDEVIFEEFKGTGNMELQLDRNISNRRIYPAIDLIKSSTRRDDLLLDPKTVQRMWVLRKYLADMNPIEAMEFINDRIKFSKNNDEFLISMNG, encoded by the coding sequence ATGTTCGAAATTTCTGAACTAAAAGCAAAAACTATTGCTGATTTGCAAGTAATTGCAAAATCCATTGGGCTTACAAAAACGAGTCAATTAAAAAAATTAGATCTAGTTTATCAAATTTTAGATACTCAAGCCTCTAATCCTGCTTCAGCAAAAACTACTACTCCAACTGAAGAAAAGCCTAAAACAGAAAAACCAAAAAGAAAAAGAGTTGTAAAGAAAGCACCAGTTCCTGCAACTAAAGAAGCTGTTGTTGAAGAAAAGGCTGAAGTTAAAGCTCCTGCTCAGGAAAAGAAGGCACCTGTTAAAAGAGCTGTAAAAAAAGAAGCTCCAAAAGAAGCAAAAACAGAAGTTGTTAAAAAGACTGAGGTTAAAGATTCTAAAGAGCAAAAACCAGCTCATAACAACCAGCAAAGGACTAATAAAAATCAGCCAAGAAACAATAATCAACAGAATAATAAAAACAAGAACAATAACCAGAATAATTCTAAAAATAATACCAACAGACATAAATCTGGCAATAGATACAGAGATCCTGATTTTGAGTTTGATGGAATAATAGAAAGTGAAGGTGTTCTAGAAATGATGCCTGATGGTTATGGATTTTTACGTTCTTCGGATTACAACTATTTATCATCACCAGATGATATTTATGTTTCTCAATCTCAAATTAAATTATTTGGTTTAAAAACCGGAGATACAGTAAGAGGTAATGTTAGACCACCAAAAGAAGGCGAAAAATATTTCCCGTTAATTAGAGTATCAAAAATAAATGGCTTAAATCCTAATATTGTAAGAGATCGTGTTTCTTTTGAGCATTTAACACCATTATTTCCTCAAGAAAAATTTAATCTAGCAGAAAGAGGTAGCTCTTTATCAACTAGAATAATTGATTTATTTTCTCCAATTGGTAAAGGACAGAGAGGAATGATTGTTGCCCAACCAAAAACGGGTAAAACAATGCTTTTAAAAGACGTTGCCAATGCAATTGCTAAGAATCATCCAGAAGTTTATCAAATTGTATTATTGATAGATGAAAGACCTGAAGAGGTTACAGATATGCAAAGAAGTGTTCGAGGAGAGGTTGTTGCTTCTACTTTTGATGAACCTGCAGACAAACACGTAAGAGTAGCTAATATTGTATTAGAAAAGGCAAAACGTTTGGTAGAATGTGGTCATGATGTTGTTATTCTTTTAGATTCTATTACACGTTTAGCTAGAGCTTATAATACAGTTGCACCTGCATCCGGGAAAATACTTTCTGGTGGTATAGACGCAAATGCTTTACATAAACCAAAACGATTCTTTGGTGCTGCCAGAAATATTGAAGGTGGTGGTTCTTTAACAATTATTGCTACTGCTCTTACTGAAACTGGTTCTAAAATGGACGAAGTAATATTCGAAGAATTTAAAGGAACAGGTAATATGGAACTTCAGTTAGATAGAAATATATCTAACAGACGTATTTACCCTGCTATCGATTTAATTAAATCTTCTACAAGAAGAGACGATTTATTACTAGACCCTAAAACTGTTCAAAGAATGTGGGTTTTACGTAAATACCTTGCCGATATGAATCCAATAGAAGCTATGGAGTTTATTAATGATAGAATTAAATTCTCTAAAAATAACGATGAATTTTTAATTTCTATGAATGGATAG
- a CDS encoding response regulator transcription factor, whose product MKDKIYVHVADDHKIVIDGIIAVLNTDKDIEIRGYSLTGKEVTTWFDNDLNEADVLVLDITMPILDGIGVLKYFKKNRIKQNVIILSSYDDIKIVQEMLSLGCKGYITKNNAGEYIIDAIKAVAKGEQYFSPNIQRQLLKTLAGQQVEEGALPEDFLIETLTDRELDVLKLITKQFNTSEIADALSLGVSTVDTYRKSLLKKLKVKNAVGLAMYAVKNKIV is encoded by the coding sequence ATGAAAGATAAGATATACGTTCATGTAGCTGATGACCATAAAATTGTCATAGATGGTATCATAGCTGTTTTAAATACCGATAAAGATATAGAAATAAGAGGATATTCTCTTACAGGTAAAGAAGTAACTACTTGGTTTGATAATGATTTAAACGAAGCTGATGTTTTAGTACTCGATATTACAATGCCTATTTTAGATGGTATTGGAGTTTTAAAATATTTCAAGAAGAACAGAATCAAACAAAATGTTATTATTTTATCTAGCTATGATGATATTAAAATTGTTCAAGAAATGTTAAGCCTTGGTTGTAAAGGTTACATTACAAAGAACAATGCAGGAGAATATATCATAGATGCTATTAAAGCTGTAGCAAAAGGAGAGCAATATTTTAGTCCTAACATTCAAAGGCAATTATTAAAAACTTTAGCAGGTCAACAAGTAGAAGAAGGTGCTTTACCAGAAGATTTTCTGATAGAAACACTAACAGATAGAGAACTAGATGTGTTAAAATTAATCACGAAACAGTTTAATACATCAGAGATAGCAGATGCTTTAAGTTTAGGTGTCAGCACAGTAGATACATACAGAAAAAGTTTATTAAAAAAATTAAAAGTAAAAAATGCAGTAGGTCTAGCAATGTACGCGGTAAAAAACAAAATAGTATAA